The genomic segment CATCACTGTGAGGTTCTCGTCAATTGTTTCAACCAATGGTCTTGGATCAATGGAGCAATCCAGCAGAATCTTGAGCGTTATGACTTTCTGCGGAATGCTCATGGGATTCGTGTTTGGAGCTATTAACAAAGTGCTCAAGCAATATACCCTGACGGTTGGCATTGTGCTGATGGCAGTTGGAAGCATACTTGTCTACAGTTCGCAGTCATTCATCGTCCTATCAATCGGTGCGCTGCTTGCTGGCATTGCATACCCAGTGATGGTGGCATACACGTTCAACAAAATTTCAGATGTTTGTGCGCCTGATTCATCCACACTCTCTACAGCCGTCGTACTTGTTGGCTGCAACCTTGGGGCGTTCCTTGCTCCTTATGGATTAAAGCTATCTTCAGCGATTATGGGCTCCGACTCCCTAACCGTTCCATTCTTGCTGTATGCAATCGTGCTATTGCTGATTGCTGTCGGTTATACCCTATTTGCGGTTAAATCCCAGAAACAATCGGCATAAGAAGTATTCATATCTAGATACAAGCTGTGTAATTAAACAACCACATTAGGGGCTAAGAGTTTGAAGGGCCCCGAGAAAGGCAAATCATGTTCAACGATGAAACGATGCGCTCACTTCTGGCTCCGCCAAAAGGACGGGTTACCGCAATATTGGATTCCGACACGTATAACGAGGTGGACGATCAATTTGCGCTGGCCTATGCGGCATCTTCTCCTGATCGAATCAAGCTGATTGGCGTTAATGCTGCGCCATTCCTTAATGCACGAGTTGCGACTGAGCAGGAGGGTATGGAGCGAAGCTATCAAGAGATCCAAACGATTCTCAAACTCATTCACCACGAGGAGATCCCATCCTACCGAGGTTCTGAGCACTTTATGGAGTCAACAGATTCCCCTGTGGATTCCGAGGCAGCACGAAATATTGTGAAGCAGGCGCTCGCTATGCCAGATGGGGAACCGTTATACATCATTGCTATCGGTGCGCCAACAAACATCGCTTCGGCATTGTTAAGCAATCCGGAAATTGCGGAAAAGATTGTGGTGCTGTGGCTTGGAGGACACCCTCTGTATTGGCCACAAACCTGGGAATTCAATCTGATGCAAGATATGCCCAGTTCGAAGGTCCTTTTCGATAGCGGCGTTCCCCTGATAACCATTCCATGTATGTCAGTGGCTTCAGCTCTGGGGACAACTGCGACTGAGCTCGCCGTGCATCTGAAAGGTAAGAATGAAATCGGCACCTATCTCACCCACACTGTGGAAGGGTTCTCGGGAGATGCTGAAGATTTCAATTCATACAATGAGATTGTTAATAAGTACCTTAGTGGCATTGATGACTTCGATCTCAAAGATTTCGACGTTGAATTCAATGCTGATCGTTATGCATGGAGCAAAGTGATTTGGGATATAGCAACTGTGGCTTATCTTGTAAATCCTGGGTGGGTATACAGTCGTTGCGTTGAAGCGCCGGTGTTGAACGACGATTTCACATGGGGTGAGCGCCTAGATGACAAACATCTGATGAGGACCGCATACTATCTGAATCGAGATGCCATATTCGGTGATTTATTCTATAAAATTTCGTCCATTAAGGATTGATTTCTGGCGATGAGATAAGAGCTTTGCGGTGGAGTTGCTGTGATGTGTTGGCAGCGGCTCCACCGAGACCTCGAGGTAAGAAAAGGAATTTGGTATGAAGACAGTGGATCTGGGTGACAAGCCTGAAGCATGCAGATTGATTTTGGAGCGTTTTCGGCAGGCACTCTCACAACGCTCGGATTCAATGGCGGTCGTTGTAGGCTCTATGAACGCCGATTACACAGTTGTGACAGATAGGATTCCCCTGCCAGGTGAGACCGTGGTAGGTGGACCGATGTCGATCCTTCCGGGAGGTAAGTCTTCTAACCAAGCTGTCGCATCTGCCAAGATGGGGGTTCATACCGCGATCATCGGTATGCTTGGCGACGATGAGAACGCCGAATTCCTTGAAGGGCACTTACGTCAATGTGGCGTGGATACTCAGAGCATTGGTAGGGCACAAACGAGTAGCGGCTCGACAATAATTACTGTGGATGCCCACGGTGAGAATACTATTGTGGTCTCTCCTGGTGCCAATGCGTACTTAGATGAGCAGGCTGTGGAGGCGTGCTCCGCACAAATCGAGCGGGCGCGCGTTATGGGACTGTGCCTCGAGACTCCTTTGCCTACCGTATTGAAATCCGCACAGATTGCACGCCAAACTGGTGTCGAAGTGGTGATTAATCTTTCGCCATTTAATCAACAAGCAGCAACAGTATTAACTTCATACGCAGATGTACTGATTGTCAATGAACTCGAATGTGCGGATTTGCTGCGTTGCGAACAGGAGAATGAGCAATCGACGCAAACAATTACTGTCGATTCAGATTGGCACATCATCGCTGAGCATTTACAACGTTTAGGGTTTTCGAAAGTGTGCATCACGCTTGGTGGCGATGGGTGTGTAGTTATTTCACAGGAAGAGCATAACGTGGAGCCAATTATTACGCACGTTGCTGTTCCGAAAGCTGCGGTTGTAGATACCACTGGATGTGGAGACTCTTTTATGGGAGGTGTGATTGCTGGAAGAGCAGTTGGAATGGACTTGGTGTCTGCAGCGTGCTTAGGCAGCATATTCGGCAGTTATGCAGCTCAAGGTTCCGGAGCGCAGGCGTCATATGGCACTTTGGAAGAAGTTC from the Bifidobacterium sp. genome contains:
- a CDS encoding nucleoside hydrolase; the protein is MFNDETMRSLLAPPKGRVTAILDSDTYNEVDDQFALAYAASSPDRIKLIGVNAAPFLNARVATEQEGMERSYQEIQTILKLIHHEEIPSYRGSEHFMESTDSPVDSEAARNIVKQALAMPDGEPLYIIAIGAPTNIASALLSNPEIAEKIVVLWLGGHPLYWPQTWEFNLMQDMPSSKVLFDSGVPLITIPCMSVASALGTTATELAVHLKGKNEIGTYLTHTVEGFSGDAEDFNSYNEIVNKYLSGIDDFDLKDFDVEFNADRYAWSKVIWDIATVAYLVNPGWVYSRCVEAPVLNDDFTWGERLDDKHLMRTAYYLNRDAIFGDLFYKISSIKD
- a CDS encoding ribokinase — its product is MKTVDLGDKPEACRLILERFRQALSQRSDSMAVVVGSMNADYTVVTDRIPLPGETVVGGPMSILPGGKSSNQAVASAKMGVHTAIIGMLGDDENAEFLEGHLRQCGVDTQSIGRAQTSSGSTIITVDAHGENTIVVSPGANAYLDEQAVEACSAQIERARVMGLCLETPLPTVLKSAQIARQTGVEVVINLSPFNQQAATVLTSYADVLIVNELECADLLRCEQENEQSTQTITVDSDWHIIAEHLQRLGFSKVCITLGGDGCVVISQEEHNVEPIITHVAVPKAAVVDTTGCGDSFMGGVIAGRAVGMDLVSAACLGSIFGSYAAQGSGAQASYGTLEEVHSQYLS